A single Triticum dicoccoides isolate Atlit2015 ecotype Zavitan chromosome 2A, WEW_v2.0, whole genome shotgun sequence DNA region contains:
- the LOC119353187 gene encoding probable glutamyl endopeptidase, chloroplastic isoform X1, translating into MIRLPAVSGYRLPPKEIQEIVDVPPNPSYHLSPRRDRIMFLKRRAMPPLSELAKPDKILAGIRIDSSSNMRSRMSFYTGISIHLLMDDGSLGPEKVVHGYPDGAKINFVTWSPDGQNVAFTVRYEDEVGSDSNLALWVANAESGEARPLFRQTDIRLNAIFELFVWVDHSTLLVCTIPSSRGDSPKKPLVPFGPRIRSNEQNNVIQMRATKEMLKDLHEEELFDYYATSQLVLVSLDGIVKPVASPAIYTFLNPSPDEKYLMLTCVHKPYSSIVSYKRFPKKVELWTVHGRFVRELCDLPLAENIPIAANSVRRGKRLIRWRPDMPSTLYWVEAQDGGDANVEVAPRDIVYMEPAEPLNGEKPHALKLDLRYRRISWCYGLHALVYEYWHKTRRTRTWVISPDCNDLSPRLLFDRSSEDAYSSPGSPMMCRTPAGTLAIAKIKTNYEGTYILMKGQGATPKGGIPFLDLLNITTGAKERIWESGVDKYYESVLALMSYHPKCEIQLNELKFLISKESRSEAAQYYVSIWPDKKQVQITSYPHPYPQLASLQREIIRYERDDGVKLTATLYLPPGYNPSKDGPLACLIWSYPGDFKSREAAGQVRRSPNKFARINNSFPLLWLSRGFAVLADPTIPIIGEGDEEANDRYIEQLIASAEAAVNEIVRRGVAHPDKIAVGGHSYGAFMTANLLAHAPHLFCCGIARSGAYNRTLTPFGFQKEVRTLWEAADTYIKMSPFMIANKIKKPILLIHGEEDSKVTTAMQSSQFYDALKGHGVPCRLVILPFEGHRYAARESVMHVIWETDRWLQKYCASNSSNTLIIKSSGEW; encoded by the exons GTCCTTTTATACTGGGATTAGTATCCATTTGCTGATGGATGATGGAAGTTTGGGTCCAGAGAAAGTGGTCCATGGATATCCAGATGGTGCAAAAATTAATTTTGTAACATG GTCACCAGATGGTCAGAATGTGGCCTTCACTGTGCGTTATGAAGATGAG GTGGGCAGTGACAGCAATTTAGCATTGTGGGTTGCTAATGCAGAATCTGGAGAAGCTCGGCCACTTTTCAGACAAACAGACATAAGACTGAATGCTATTTTTGAGCT ATTTGTGTGGGTGGATCATTCTACCCTGTTGGTCTGCACTATTCCTTCATCACGTGGTGATTCTCCGAAGAAGCCATTGGTTCCTTTTGGTCCAAGGATTCGCTCCAATGAGCAGAACAATGTCATCCAGATGAGAGCCACAAAAGAAATGCTGAAAGATTTGCATGAGGAAGAATTGTTCGATTACTATGCAACCTCTCAGTTAGTACTGGTTTCGTTGGATGGGATAGTGAAACCAGTAGCTTCCCCTGCTATATATACTTTCCTTAATCCTTCACCAGATGAAAAGTACTTGATGCTCACCTGTGTTCACAAGCCATATTCTTCTATAGTCTCGTATAAAAGGTTTCCCAAGAAGGTTGAGTTGTGGACAGTTCATGGTAGATTTGTCCGCGAACTTTGTGATCTACCCCTTGCTGAAAATATTCCAATTGCAGCCAACAGCGTCCGTAGGGGAAAACGTTTAATCAGGTGGAGGCCTGACATGCCTTCTACCTTATATTG GGTGGAGGCACAAGATGGAGGAGATGCAAACGTTGAAGTCGCACCACGTGATATAGTTTACATGGAACCTGCTGAGCCTTTAAATGGCGAGAAACCTCATGCCCTTAAACTTGACCTTCGGTATAG AAGGATCTCTTGGTGCTATGGATTGCATGCACTGGTATATGAATATTGGCACAAGACACGCAGAACAAGAACATGGGTCATCTCCCCTGATTGCAATGATCTTAGCCCACGATTATTATTTGATAGATCTTCTGAAGATGCTTACTCAAGTCCAGGCTCTCCAATGATGTGCAGAACTCCCGCAGGCACCCTTGCCATTGCAAAAATTAAGACAAACTATGAAGGGACCTATATCCTAATGAAGGGACAGGGTGCCACACCAAAAGGAGGCATCCCTTTTCTTGATCTCTTAAACAT AACTACGGGAGCGAAAGAGCGGATATGGGAAAGTGGTGTAGACAAGTACTATGAATCTGTTCTTGCACTGATGTCATACCATCCTAAATGTGAAATCCAGCTAAATGAACTAAAATTTCTCATATCGAAGGAGTCGAGAAGCGAAGCTGCCCAATATTATGTTAGTATCTGGCCTGATAAGAAGCAAGTCCAGATTACAAGTTATCCCCATCCATATCCTCAGCTGGCATCATTGCAGAGAGAAATAATCAGATACGAGCGAGATGATGGTGTTAAACTTACTGCTACATTGTATCTGCCTCCAGGCTATAATCCATCGAAAGATGGGCCTCTTGCATGCTTGATTTGGTCTTATCCTGGAGACTTTAAAAGCAGAGAGGCTGCTGGACAAGTCCGTCGTTCACCCAATAAATTTGCACGCATTAACAACAGTTTTCCTCTTCTTTGGTTATCTAGAGG GTTTGCTGTTTTGGCTGACCCGACAATCCCTATAATTGGTGAAGGAGACGAGGAGGCGAATGACAG GTACATAGAGCAGCTGATTGCTAGTGCGGAAGCAGCGGTAAATGAAATTGTAAGAAGAGGG GTTGCTCACCCTGACAAAATTGCTGTGGGCGGTCATTCATATGGTGCATTTATGACTGCTAACCTCTTGGCACATGCACCTCATCTTTTCTGCTGCGGAATCGCTCGCTCTGGAGCCTACAACAGGACACTGACTCCATTTGGCTTTCAG AAAGAGGTGAGGACGCTCTGGGAAGCTGCCGATACCTATATTAAGATGAGCCCCTTCATGATAGCTAACAAAATCAAGAAACCAATTCTACTGATACATGGAGAAGAAGACAGCAAAGTTACAACAGCAATGCAG TCAAGTCAATTTTATGATGCTTTGAAAGGGCATGGGGTGCCATGCCGTCTTGTAATTCTCCCATTCGAGGGGCACCGATATGCTGCAAGGGAAAGCGTTATGCATGTAATTTGGGAGACTGATAGGTGGCTGCAGAAATATTGTGCAAGTAATTCTAGCAATACCCTGATTATCAAATCCAGTGGTGAGTGGTGA